A genomic segment from Comamonas terrigena NBRC 13299 encodes:
- a CDS encoding LapA family protein, with product MKYLLWLLKAAIFFTLFAFALNNQQEVTVHFFFGTQWRAPLVLVVLSAFGMGLIAGVLGMVPRWWKHRKAAAHAQKPAPAPANAETPAPVTSSDTISSSIHGI from the coding sequence ATGAAATACCTGTTGTGGCTGCTCAAGGCAGCCATTTTTTTCACCCTCTTCGCCTTCGCGCTGAACAACCAGCAAGAAGTCACGGTGCATTTCTTCTTTGGCACGCAATGGCGGGCCCCTCTGGTCCTGGTGGTACTGTCTGCCTTCGGCATGGGCCTGATTGCCGGGGTGCTCGGCATGGTGCCGCGCTGGTGGAAGCACCGCAAGGCTGCAGCCCACGCCCAGAAACCAGCCCCGGCGCCCGCCAATGCCGAGACGCCGGCACCTGTGACCTCTTCCGACACCATTTCCTCGAGCATCCATGGAATTTGA
- a CDS encoding integration host factor subunit beta encodes MTRSDLVEELAARFDQLTQRDAELAVKTILDAVSDALVRGQRIEIRGFGSFSVTRRPPRLGRNPRSGEAVQIPAKRVPHFKPGKALREDVDHPVPAATSDTTTLLQRKA; translated from the coding sequence ATGACCCGATCTGACCTCGTCGAGGAACTGGCCGCCCGCTTCGATCAGCTGACTCAGCGCGACGCCGAACTGGCCGTGAAAACCATCCTGGACGCCGTGAGCGACGCCCTGGTGCGTGGCCAGCGCATTGAGATCCGCGGTTTTGGCAGCTTTTCTGTCACCCGCCGCCCCCCCCGTCTGGGCCGCAATCCCCGCAGCGGCGAAGCCGTGCAGATTCCCGCCAAGCGCGTTCCCCATTTCAAGCCCGGCAAGGCGCTGCGCGAAGATGTAGACCACCCCGTGCCCGCGGCCACCAGCGACACCACCACCCTTCTGCAACGCAAGGCCTGA
- the rpsA gene encoding 30S ribosomal protein S1, which translates to MSESFAALFEESLTRTEMRPGEVITAEVVRVEHNFVVVNAGLKSEAYVPLDEFKNDQGEVEVQVGDFVSVAIGSIENGYGDTILSRDTAKRLASWLSLEKALESGEFVTGTTSGKVKGGLTVLVNGIRAFLPGSLIDTRPIKDLTPYENKTLEFKVIKLDRKRNNVVLSRRAVVEASMGEERAKLMETLKEGAIVQGVVKNITEYGAFVDLGGIDGLLHITDMAWRRVRHPSEVVTAGQEITAKILKFDTEKNRVSLGLKQMGDDPWMGVSRRYPSATRLFGKVTNIADYGAFVELEPGIEGLVHVSEMDWTNKNIAPSKLVTLGDEVEVMVLEIDEDKRRISLGMKQCKANPWQEFAQNTKRGDRVKGPIKSITDFGVFVGLAAGIDGLVHLSDLSWNETGEAAVRNYKKGQEVEAIVLAVDVERERISLGIKQLDSDPFTTFVTVNDKGQIVTGKVKTVDQRGAEIDLGEDIIGYLRVSELSRDRVEDARSVLKEGDEVTAVVVNVDRKTRNIQLSIKQKDQAEQQEAMASLSAQSSKENAGTTSLGALLRAKLDADK; encoded by the coding sequence ATGTCTGAATCTTTTGCAGCCCTTTTTGAAGAGTCGTTGACACGCACCGAAATGCGTCCTGGCGAAGTCATTACCGCTGAAGTCGTGCGCGTTGAGCACAATTTCGTGGTGGTGAACGCTGGCCTGAAGTCGGAAGCCTACGTGCCTCTGGACGAGTTCAAGAACGACCAGGGCGAAGTCGAAGTCCAAGTGGGTGACTTCGTGTCCGTGGCCATCGGCTCCATCGAAAACGGCTACGGCGACACCATCCTGTCGCGCGACACCGCCAAGCGTCTGGCTTCCTGGCTGTCGCTGGAAAAGGCGCTGGAATCCGGCGAATTCGTGACCGGCACCACCTCCGGCAAGGTCAAGGGCGGCCTGACCGTTCTGGTCAACGGCATCCGCGCTTTCCTGCCCGGTTCGCTGATCGACACCCGTCCCATCAAGGACCTGACCCCCTACGAAAACAAGACCCTGGAATTCAAGGTCATCAAGCTGGATCGCAAGCGCAACAACGTGGTGCTGTCGCGCCGCGCTGTGGTCGAAGCCTCCATGGGCGAAGAGCGCGCCAAGCTGATGGAAACCCTGAAGGAAGGCGCCATCGTGCAAGGCGTGGTCAAGAACATCACCGAATACGGTGCGTTCGTTGACCTGGGCGGCATCGACGGTCTGCTGCACATCACCGACATGGCATGGCGCCGCGTGCGTCACCCTTCGGAAGTGGTGACTGCCGGCCAGGAAATCACTGCCAAGATCCTGAAGTTCGACACCGAAAAGAACCGCGTGTCCCTGGGCCTGAAGCAAATGGGCGACGATCCTTGGATGGGCGTGTCGCGCCGTTATCCTTCGGCCACCCGTCTGTTCGGCAAGGTCACGAACATTGCCGACTACGGCGCGTTCGTGGAACTGGAACCCGGTATCGAAGGTCTGGTGCACGTGTCCGAAATGGACTGGACCAACAAGAACATTGCTCCTTCCAAGCTGGTCACCCTGGGTGACGAAGTGGAAGTCATGGTTCTGGAAATCGACGAAGACAAGCGTCGCATCTCCCTGGGCATGAAGCAATGCAAGGCCAACCCCTGGCAAGAATTTGCTCAGAACACCAAGCGCGGCGACCGCGTGAAGGGCCCCATCAAGTCCATCACCGACTTCGGCGTGTTCGTGGGTCTGGCTGCCGGTATCGACGGTCTGGTGCACCTGTCCGACCTGTCCTGGAACGAAACCGGCGAAGCCGCTGTTCGTAACTACAAGAAGGGCCAGGAAGTCGAAGCCATCGTGCTGGCCGTGGACGTGGAGCGCGAGCGCATCTCCCTGGGCATCAAGCAACTGGACAGCGATCCTTTCACGACCTTCGTGACCGTGAACGACAAGGGCCAGATCGTGACCGGCAAGGTCAAAACCGTGGACCAACGTGGCGCTGAAATCGATCTGGGCGAAGACATCATCGGCTACCTGCGCGTGTCCGAACTCTCCCGCGATCGCGTGGAAGATGCCCGTTCCGTGCTGAAGGAAGGCGACGAAGTGACTGCTGTGGTGGTGAACGTGGATCGCAAGACCCGCAACATCCAGCTGTCCATCAAGCAAAAGGACCAAGCTGAACAGCAAGAAGCCATGGCTTCCCTGTCGGCCCAATCCTCCAAGGAAAACGCCGGCACCACCAGCCTGGGCGCTCTGCTGCGCGCCAAGCTGGACGCCGACAAGTAA
- a CDS encoding bifunctional 3-phosphoshikimate 1-carboxyvinyltransferase/cytidylate kinase, giving the protein MYRTAFLDLPALATAGGTVSLPGSKSISNRVLLLAALSQGTTTIQDLLDSDDTRVMLAGLKQLGCTITPDAVTPGQPIAVTGIGGRLPAGTAATLFLGNAGTAMRPLTAALAVLGGNFEMTGVPRMYERPIGDLVDALRQLGCQIDYLKDAGFPPLKIGQPDFSAWSDAPIQVRGDVSSQFLTALLMALPLQAADKAITIEVVGELISKPYIHITLELLARFGIQVHNENWQRFVIPAGSRYQSPGAIHVEADASSASYFIALGALAAATPGQTGVRILGVGKDSIQGDIRFVEAAQAMGAQVESGPNWLQVGRGTWPLKAIDLDCNHIPDAAMTLGVMALYADGTTTLRNIASWRVKETDRIAAMACELRKLGATVEEGADYIRITPPASATGWKAASIHTYDDHRVAMCFALAAFNPAGLPVRIEDPQCVGKTFPDFFESLFAVCDTPAQQIPVICIDGPSGSGKGTVAAQVAERLGYRLLDSGALYRITGLVATRAGMALEATNAERIAALIAAQQLEFTSDQRVLVNGEDVSLAIRTEEAGMNASKVSAFPAVRSALVGVQHAFRALPGLVADGRDMGTVIFPHAPLKVYLTASVQCRAERRYKQLISKGLPANMQALFADLEARDARDMHRAAAPLKPAEDALQLDNSTGTAEEAVQQVMDWWAARQPFAPAAQG; this is encoded by the coding sequence ATGTACCGCACCGCATTCCTGGACCTTCCCGCGCTGGCCACGGCCGGCGGCACCGTCAGCCTGCCCGGCTCCAAAAGCATTTCCAACCGCGTACTGCTGCTGGCCGCGCTGAGCCAGGGAACAACCACTATCCAAGACCTGCTGGATTCCGACGACACCCGCGTGATGCTGGCCGGACTCAAGCAGTTGGGCTGCACCATCACACCCGATGCCGTCACCCCCGGCCAGCCAATTGCCGTGACCGGCATTGGCGGCCGGCTGCCCGCCGGCACGGCGGCCACCCTGTTCCTGGGCAATGCCGGCACCGCCATGCGCCCGCTGACTGCGGCCCTGGCCGTATTGGGTGGCAACTTTGAAATGACGGGCGTGCCCCGCATGTACGAGCGCCCGATCGGCGACCTGGTCGATGCGCTGCGCCAGCTGGGCTGCCAGATCGACTACCTCAAGGACGCAGGCTTCCCGCCGCTGAAAATCGGCCAACCGGATTTCAGCGCCTGGAGTGATGCCCCCATCCAGGTGCGCGGTGACGTGTCCAGCCAGTTCCTGACCGCGCTGCTGATGGCCCTGCCCCTGCAGGCTGCAGACAAGGCCATCACCATCGAGGTGGTGGGGGAACTGATCTCCAAGCCCTACATCCACATCACGCTGGAGCTGCTGGCGCGTTTTGGCATCCAGGTGCACAACGAGAACTGGCAGCGCTTTGTGATTCCCGCCGGCAGCCGCTACCAGTCGCCGGGCGCCATCCATGTGGAGGCCGACGCCTCGTCCGCCAGCTACTTCATCGCACTCGGCGCCCTGGCAGCCGCCACGCCAGGCCAAACGGGCGTGCGGATTCTGGGCGTGGGCAAGGATTCCATCCAGGGCGACATCCGTTTTGTGGAGGCCGCCCAGGCCATGGGCGCGCAGGTGGAAAGCGGCCCCAACTGGCTGCAGGTCGGCCGTGGCACCTGGCCGCTGAAGGCCATCGATCTGGACTGCAACCACATTCCCGACGCCGCCATGACGCTGGGCGTGATGGCGCTGTATGCCGATGGCACGACCACGCTGCGCAATATCGCCAGCTGGCGCGTCAAGGAAACCGACCGCATCGCCGCCATGGCCTGCGAGCTGCGCAAGCTGGGCGCCACGGTGGAGGAAGGCGCGGACTACATCCGCATCACCCCGCCCGCCAGTGCCACCGGTTGGAAAGCCGCCAGCATCCACACCTATGACGACCACCGCGTGGCCATGTGCTTCGCACTGGCCGCCTTCAATCCGGCCGGCCTGCCGGTGCGCATCGAAGACCCGCAGTGCGTGGGCAAGACCTTCCCGGATTTCTTTGAATCGCTGTTTGCCGTGTGCGACACCCCGGCACAGCAGATTCCGGTGATCTGCATAGACGGCCCTTCCGGCTCCGGCAAAGGCACGGTGGCGGCCCAGGTGGCAGAACGCCTGGGCTACCGGCTGCTGGATTCCGGCGCGCTCTACCGCATCACCGGTCTGGTGGCCACCCGCGCCGGCATGGCACTGGAAGCCACCAACGCCGAACGCATTGCCGCACTGATTGCCGCGCAGCAGCTGGAATTCACCTCCGACCAGCGCGTGCTGGTCAACGGTGAAGATGTCTCGCTGGCCATCCGCACCGAGGAAGCCGGCATGAACGCCTCCAAGGTCTCGGCCTTCCCGGCCGTGCGCAGCGCCCTCGTGGGCGTGCAGCACGCCTTTCGCGCCCTGCCCGGACTGGTGGCCGACGGCCGCGACATGGGCACCGTGATCTTCCCGCACGCACCGCTGAAGGTCTACCTCACGGCCAGCGTGCAATGCCGCGCCGAGCGTAGGTATAAGCAGTTGATTTCCAAGGGACTTCCTGCTAATATGCAGGCGCTTTTTGCGGACCTTGAAGCCCGGGATGCGCGCGACATGCATCGCGCAGCCGCCCCCCTCAAGCCCGCAGAAGACGCGCTGCAACTGGACAATTCCACCGGCACGGCCGAAGAAGCCGTACAACAGGTGATGGACTGGTGGGCAGCGCGCCAGCCTTTTGCGCCCGCCGCACAAGGCTGA
- a CDS encoding prephenate dehydrogenase encodes MFEQLGLIGCGLMGGSFALALKEAGLVKRVVGYSKSPSTTERARQMGVIDDIAPTAAMAASGADLVLLAMPVAATEATLQSIQQQVTHRTLVMDVGSTKTDVVHAARSALGNSFGSFVPAHPITGKEVAGVEHADVHLYRNALVVLTPTEHTLAPQLQHAEALWKALGCRVTRMAPETHDTAFAAVSHLPHLLAFAMMNGVLAQPEAAHFLSLAGPGFRDFTRIAGGEPRLWRDVLLANKKEVLAQSRHFQQALQQLEQAMLADDDQALQALLTHASDARLHWTMGQPPAARTPA; translated from the coding sequence ATGTTTGAACAACTGGGATTGATCGGCTGCGGCCTGATGGGCGGCTCGTTTGCGCTGGCACTGAAAGAAGCCGGTCTGGTGAAGCGCGTAGTCGGCTACAGCAAATCCCCCTCCACCACCGAACGCGCCCGCCAGATGGGCGTGATCGATGACATCGCCCCCACCGCAGCCATGGCTGCCTCCGGTGCCGATCTGGTGCTGCTGGCCATGCCGGTGGCTGCCACCGAAGCCACGCTCCAATCCATCCAGCAGCAGGTCACCCACCGCACGCTGGTAATGGACGTGGGCTCCACCAAGACCGATGTGGTGCACGCAGCGCGCAGTGCACTGGGCAACAGCTTCGGCAGCTTTGTGCCAGCCCACCCCATTACCGGCAAGGAAGTGGCCGGCGTCGAACACGCCGACGTCCACCTGTACCGCAATGCCCTGGTGGTGCTGACCCCCACCGAGCACACCCTGGCGCCCCAGTTGCAGCATGCCGAAGCACTGTGGAAGGCACTGGGTTGCCGCGTGACCCGCATGGCACCGGAAACACACGACACCGCGTTCGCAGCCGTCAGCCACCTGCCGCACCTGCTGGCCTTTGCCATGATGAACGGCGTGCTGGCCCAGCCGGAAGCGGCCCACTTCCTGTCGCTGGCCGGCCCCGGCTTTCGGGACTTCACCCGCATTGCTGGCGGCGAGCCCCGCCTGTGGCGCGATGTGCTGCTGGCCAACAAAAAAGAAGTGCTGGCCCAGTCCCGCCACTTCCAGCAGGCGCTGCAGCAGTTGGAGCAGGCCATGCTGGCCGATGACGACCAGGCGCTGCAAGCCCTGCTGACCCACGCCAGCGATGCCCGCCTGCACTGGACCATGGGTCAGCCCCCGGCGGCCCGCACGCCGGCCTGA
- the pheA gene encoding prephenate dehydratase: MSTEPQASPELLKLRNEIDSLDKQLLELVNQRARVAEQVGDLKKLEGSTFFRPDRVAQVIEKIKTHNPGPLKGAHVAAIWREIMSACLALESPQRVAVLGPEGTFCEEAAVQYFGGAADFLYCNTFEEVFHATAAGSAQYGVVGVENSTEGVVNRTLDMFRNSPCHIVGEVSMLIRHNLLRSSNTLDGIEVVAAHPQALAQCHAWLSKHLPHAERRPVDSNAEGARLAALNPGWAGISSERAAQQFGLHIVSHAIQDDAYNRTRFAVICLPHTLATPAPTGKDCTSLVISVPNRPGAVHDLLVPLKTHGVSMTRFESRPARTGQWEYYFYIDLEGHPAQPNMAKALAELQSLSAFYKVLGTYPVAAA, translated from the coding sequence ATGAGCACAGAACCCCAAGCCAGCCCCGAGCTGCTGAAGCTGCGCAACGAAATCGACAGCCTGGACAAGCAATTGCTGGAGCTGGTCAACCAGCGCGCGCGCGTGGCCGAGCAAGTGGGTGACCTGAAGAAGCTGGAAGGCTCCACCTTCTTCCGCCCCGACCGCGTGGCCCAAGTCATTGAAAAGATCAAGACCCACAACCCCGGCCCGCTGAAGGGTGCGCATGTGGCCGCCATCTGGCGCGAAATCATGTCCGCCTGCCTGGCGCTGGAATCGCCCCAGCGTGTGGCCGTGCTCGGCCCCGAAGGCACCTTCTGCGAAGAGGCCGCGGTGCAGTACTTTGGCGGCGCCGCCGACTTCCTGTACTGCAACACCTTTGAAGAAGTGTTCCATGCCACCGCCGCCGGCAGCGCCCAGTACGGCGTGGTGGGCGTGGAAAACTCAACCGAGGGCGTGGTCAACCGCACCCTGGACATGTTCCGCAACTCGCCTTGCCACATCGTGGGCGAAGTGAGCATGCTGATCCGCCACAACCTGCTGCGCTCCAGCAACACGCTCGACGGCATCGAGGTGGTGGCGGCCCACCCCCAGGCCCTGGCACAGTGCCACGCCTGGCTATCCAAGCACCTGCCCCACGCCGAACGCCGCCCGGTCGACAGCAACGCCGAAGGCGCCCGGCTCGCGGCGCTGAACCCCGGCTGGGCCGGCATCAGCAGCGAACGCGCCGCACAGCAGTTTGGCCTGCACATCGTCAGCCACGCCATCCAGGACGACGCCTACAACCGCACGCGCTTTGCCGTCATCTGCCTGCCACACACCCTGGCCACCCCGGCCCCCACGGGCAAGGACTGCACCAGCCTCGTGATTTCCGTGCCCAACCGCCCCGGCGCCGTGCACGATCTGCTGGTTCCGCTGAAGACGCACGGCGTCTCCATGACGCGTTTTGAATCGCGCCCGGCCCGCACCGGCCAGTGGGAGTACTACTTCTACATCGACCTGGAAGGCCACCCCGCCCAGCCCAACATGGCCAAGGCCTTGGCCGAGCTGCAGAGCCTGAGCGCCTTCTACAAGGTGCTGGGCACCTACCCGGTGGCTGCAGCCTGA